In Patescibacteria group bacterium, the following are encoded in one genomic region:
- the gyrB gene encoding DNA topoisomerase (ATP-hydrolyzing) subunit B — MSPKNNSYNASSIVVLDGLAPVRKRPAMYIGSTGAVGLHHLIWEVVDNSIDEAISGFANKIEVTLLPDNRVEVIDNGRGIPIDIHRQTKKSALETVLTTLHAGGKFDQNAYKVSGGLHGVGVSVVNALSSKLRAEVYRDGKIYGQEYKYGQAVGKVEVCGQSERNGTKIVFEPDTKIFSTLEFDWNTIVEHLRQQAYLTKKTEIIIKDFRTSPEKSYNFYFEGGIKSYTNFLNQNKNAVSPVIYFEKEKDNVIVEVAFQYTDGFVDHSLSFANNIYNQEGGTHLSGFRAALTRIMNDYARKNGIVKNENDSFSGEDVREGLTALISIKLPEPQFEGQTKTKLGNAEIRPLVENTVATELSCYLEENPQEAKSIIEKCLLASQARKAAKAARETVIRKGALEGMTLPGKLADCSSRDPERSELYIVEGDSAGGSAKQGRNREFQAILPLRGKILNVERARLDRMLQNNEIKALIVALGVGISEELNLPKLRYHRIIIMTDADVDGSHIRTLLLTLFYRHFQPLIDAGKVYIAQPPLYRIQIKNKIEYVYSDEQKEKILAEIPKGQKAATIQRYKGLGEMNPDQLWETTMNPKNRVLLKVTLDDAEKADEVFVKLMGSEVEPRKRFIQLRAKQVQNLDI, encoded by the coding sequence ATGTCTCCAAAAAATAATAGTTATAATGCCAGTAGCATCGTGGTTTTAGATGGTTTAGCCCCGGTTCGAAAAAGACCTGCTATGTATATCGGTTCCACCGGTGCTGTAGGCTTGCACCATTTGATTTGGGAAGTCGTTGATAACTCCATTGATGAAGCGATTAGTGGCTTTGCAAATAAAATTGAAGTCACGCTTTTGCCAGATAACCGAGTTGAAGTGATCGATAATGGTCGCGGCATTCCCATCGATATTCATCGCCAAACCAAAAAATCCGCCTTAGAAACGGTTTTGACCACTTTGCACGCTGGTGGTAAATTTGACCAAAATGCTTATAAGGTTTCTGGTGGCTTGCACGGTGTTGGCGTCTCAGTGGTGAATGCTTTATCTTCAAAATTAAGGGCTGAAGTTTATCGAGATGGCAAAATCTATGGTCAGGAATATAAATACGGTCAAGCCGTTGGTAAGGTTGAAGTTTGTGGTCAGTCTGAACGAAACGGCACCAAGATTGTTTTTGAACCTGATACGAAGATTTTTTCCACCCTTGAATTCGACTGGAACACGATTGTCGAGCATCTTCGCCAACAAGCTTATTTAACGAAAAAGACCGAAATAATCATTAAAGATTTCAGAACCTCGCCGGAAAAAAGTTATAATTTTTATTTTGAAGGTGGCATTAAGTCCTATACTAATTTTTTGAATCAAAATAAAAATGCGGTTTCACCCGTGATTTATTTTGAAAAAGAAAAAGACAATGTTATTGTTGAAGTCGCTTTTCAATATACTGATGGATTTGTCGATCATAGTTTGAGCTTTGCCAATAATATTTATAACCAAGAAGGTGGCACTCATTTATCAGGTTTTCGAGCCGCTTTAACTCGAATTATGAATGATTATGCGCGGAAAAACGGGATTGTGAAAAATGAAAATGATTCGTTTTCTGGTGAAGATGTTCGCGAGGGTTTAACCGCTTTAATTTCCATAAAATTGCCTGAACCTCAATTTGAAGGCCAAACCAAAACCAAATTAGGCAATGCCGAAATTAGACCTTTGGTCGAAAATACTGTCGCCACCGAATTGTCTTGTTATTTGGAAGAAAATCCGCAAGAAGCCAAATCAATTATTGAAAAATGTTTATTAGCCTCTCAAGCTCGAAAAGCCGCCAAAGCCGCCCGTGAAACTGTGATTCGAAAAGGCGCTTTAGAGGGGATGACTTTGCCGGGAAAATTAGCCGATTGTTCATCCCGTGATCCAGAAAGATCCGAACTCTATATTGTTGAGGGAGATTCGGCGGGCGGTTCCGCCAAACAAGGCCGAAACCGCGAGTTCCAAGCGATTTTGCCTTTACGCGGAAAAATTTTAAATGTTGAACGAGCCAGGTTGGACCGCATGCTTCAAAATAATGAAATCAAGGCTTTAATTGTCGCTTTAGGTGTGGGGATTTCTGAAGAACTGAATTTACCTAAATTAAGATATCACCGGATTATTATTATGACTGATGCTGATGTTGACGGTTCTCATATTAGAACCTTATTATTAACATTGTTTTATCGCCATTTCCAGCCTCTAATTGATGCTGGCAAGGTTTATATTGCTCAACCACCTTTATATCGAATTCAAATTAAAAACAAAATTGAATATGTTTATTCGGACGAGCAAAAAGAAAAAATCTTAGCCGAAATACCAAAAGGCCAAAAAGCCGCTACTATTCAAAGATATAAAGGTTTAGGTGAAATGAACCCGGATCAGCTTTGGGAAACCACCATGAATCCGAAAAATCGAGTATTACTCAAGGTTACCCTTGATGATGCTGAAAAAGCTGATGAAGTCTTTGTAAAATTAATGGGTAGTGAAGTTGAACCAAGGAAAAGATTCATTCAGTTGCGTGCCAAACAAGTTCAAAATTTAGATATTTAA